In Nonomuraea sp. NBC_00507, the following are encoded in one genomic region:
- a CDS encoding CoA transferase gives METEGGSVTDGAGGRARPLRGLRVVELSSYVATPLCGMTLAQLGADVIRVEPVGGAVDRTRWPLAASGTSLYWSGLNKGKRAIEVDLSREEGRRLVADLVVRAGIVVSNADRFRELSYAALRARRPDVIHVLLTGRRDGGAAVDYTVQAATGFPLLTGPPDTAQPVNSVVPAWDLAAGLYLAAGMLAAERHRLLTGEGQQVRLALEDVALATAGNLGYLAEAQLSTSPRERDGNHVYGTFGRDFATADGGRLMIVALTPRHWRDLLAATGLTDVVAALAAALGADFTEESQRHRHRKVLGELLGSWFEAHTLAEAEAALRDTRVLWSAYRSFAELAGLLPEHPLMALLHQPGVGDHWAPGAPLMMDGRQPPPAAAPLVGQHTEEVLRGELGLSAQDLAKLREDGIIRSAGSGERS, from the coding sequence GTGGAGACCGAAGGCGGGTCGGTGACGGACGGCGCCGGCGGGCGGGCGCGGCCGCTGCGCGGTCTGCGGGTCGTCGAGCTGTCCAGCTACGTGGCCACGCCGCTGTGCGGGATGACGCTGGCTCAGCTGGGCGCGGACGTGATCAGAGTGGAGCCGGTCGGCGGCGCGGTCGACCGTACCCGGTGGCCGCTGGCCGCGAGCGGCACGAGCCTCTACTGGTCGGGGCTCAACAAGGGCAAGCGCGCCATCGAGGTGGACCTGTCACGCGAGGAGGGCCGCAGGCTCGTCGCCGACCTGGTGGTCCGCGCCGGGATCGTGGTCAGCAACGCGGACCGGTTCCGCGAGTTGTCGTACGCGGCGTTGCGGGCGCGCCGCCCCGACGTGATCCACGTGCTGCTCACCGGCCGCCGCGACGGCGGGGCCGCGGTGGACTACACCGTCCAGGCGGCCACCGGATTCCCCCTCCTGACCGGCCCGCCGGACACCGCGCAGCCGGTCAACAGCGTGGTGCCGGCCTGGGACCTCGCCGCCGGGCTCTACCTGGCGGCCGGGATGCTGGCCGCCGAACGGCACCGCCTGCTGACGGGCGAAGGACAGCAAGTGCGTCTCGCGCTCGAGGACGTCGCCCTGGCGACCGCGGGCAATCTCGGCTACCTCGCCGAAGCCCAGCTGAGCACCTCACCCAGGGAACGCGACGGCAACCACGTCTACGGCACCTTCGGGCGGGATTTCGCCACCGCCGACGGCGGGCGGCTGATGATCGTCGCCCTCACGCCGCGGCACTGGCGGGACCTCCTCGCCGCGACCGGCCTCACCGACGTGGTCGCCGCGCTGGCCGCCGCACTCGGGGCCGACTTCACTGAGGAGTCGCAGCGCCACCGGCACCGCAAGGTGCTCGGCGAGCTGCTCGGGAGCTGGTTCGAGGCTCACACCCTGGCCGAGGCGGAGGCGGCGTTGCGTGACACCCGGGTGTTGTGGTCGGCGTACCGGAGCTTCGCGGAGCTCGCCGGCCTGCTGCCGGAGCACCCGCTGATGGCGCTGCTCCACCAGCCGGGCGTCGGCGATCACTGGGCGCCGGGAGCTCCCCTGATGATGGACGGGCGGCAGCCGCCTCCTGCGGCCGCGCCGCTGGTGGGGCAGCACACCGAGGA